From the Helianthus annuus cultivar XRQ/B chromosome 17, HanXRQr2.0-SUNRISE, whole genome shotgun sequence genome, the window CTTCGTCTTCTTCAAACTCAAAGACGCTAGGATTTACACCATGACCGTTCAACAACCGCTTCACTACGTGACTCATACAGCATCCACGCCGCGCCAACACGATCACGGCGTTTTCTGAGACGGCGTCTCTCACCGCGCCTTTTTCCGATCCGTGAAACTGCGTCGCCGGTTTCTGATCGCCGGCGTGACGGCCGGGTAACGGCAGCGGCCATGCTTTGTAAGGAATTGCTTGTTGCATTATGTATTGTTTCGGGAGAGAGagagtatgtgtgtgtgtttgttagGGGTTGGGGTACGGGGGATTTATATAGGGGATGGGGGATTGTGATTTGGGTGAGGTGAAAGGGTTAGTCGTCAACGGCAGTTACGCGTCACGTAAGTTTTGTGATGATGTAAGGGTGacgtgttttattattattatattgatTTGTAATGTTGTTGGGCATCCCACGTTTTACGTACCCCACTCATGACATGATCACCGTCCTCTCAATAAACCCAATACGCGGCCTCTTGTCTTGTGTGTTCCACGCCCTTGCTTTGCTTGCTACttcttttttatatttattttttgcttcattattatattataatataatataattataataaggATGGTTATGATTATTAGTTATACTAGGTTATTATCCGGGATTGCTTTTCGGACTCGGAAAAGTTAGTTATATCAAttactatttgttattaatacgaccTTATTACATCAAGCATCTCATTAGATTCAACAACAATGTCTTCACATCACCGGATTAGATCATAAACCCATATTAGATgtcaaacaaaagcacaacaggaccacATGAATAACATCATTTCCAATTTTATTTCAATGCACTTACATGATcgggtgatttgggattttgtaaaaatgtttgttcttaTACTTCTTAACAAActtacatagaattcaagaaaacaaaacaatgacTTAAAGAACTCTACTTTAACACCCAATCTGATCGagcaaacagatgttgaccaaaagtcaaacagttgttgaccaaaagTGAAACAAATGTTCAACCAGATCCACTGTCTTCTTATGTTTTAGGACTGTTTTTTATCcttcaaaacactgttcaacctaacatgggtttccatgaACTGTTGACCTAAAGTTAAACAGATATTAAAACCACTGTTTGAGTTATTCAAACGTCTGTTAAATACTAAATGAGAtattgaccaaaagtcaatcagatgttgaccaaaagtcaaaccgaGTATACTGTCTTTAGCTTACATCTCCGCATTGTTTCTGTTAGAGATGGACCTAATAATTTACATGTACATATATAGTTTGAGAATCACAACttcaaaactaaacaaacaagTCTACTATCAGTTTCGAAAAGCAAAGAACTACAACCCAAAAACTTGGTTCAATGTATCCTTCTGCATTTGCCTTCTTCAACCCATGAACATCCATCCAAACATAAAAAGCTTTTTACCTTTCACAAAGTTAAGTGTAAATGCTTGACCTAGAGCCATGCCTTTATCTCTCACAAACTTTCTCATTCCTTGCAGATAATATCTTGGTTGACCTCGAGATGAATCTATAGAAGCTTGAATATTCCAAACATCACCTGCCACGTCCACAATCTTCAAACCCATCTTACGATTCAGTCCAAGATCTTCAGACTGTTTTTTAAAAAGGCGCTGTAACAAAAACGAACAATTCAATAAACAAAGAATTAACACATCTTTAAAATCTGACTAAAGTATAATATATTAGTAAACTCATCATCACAAACTTACAATGACCGTCCACATGGAAAGAAATAGGTACGGTCTGATTATCTTCATTCACAACAACCATACCACCATTGACATTATCGATGTCCTGTACAGCTTCAGCATCTGAACTCAAGACAATCTCTTCTATCACCTTTTCTTTAACAACAGCACAAACCTCCGGTGGAAGCACTAAATCACAGGTAGCACAATTGAAAACCGTGATATGAAAAGTCTGAAGATCTATCTTCTCAAAGACAATGAGATGATCAGTAGTTAATGACAAGTCATTCTTTATCTGCTTCCATCCGATAATTATGTAAAGTTCATTGTTGATATCTTCCATCCCTACAGACCAGCTCTGGTTTTCAGATCCTTTAATAAGAACCGGATATGAAGGAATAGTGTTTAACATCTTGTGATGAACAAAAGAACGATTAATACTCTACAATCAGAATAAAACACATTATATAGTACATTAGTAAAAATATATCAGAAAATTAagtaaacaaataaaaaacaataattaaaCAACTATATCTCCAAAAAAATTACATGATGAATAATATTCGAAGTTACATACCACATAATCTTCGTTACCAGATGGTTTGTAGTAAAACTCTTCACAAGGAGCAAGAGCAATGTCTTGATAAAAATACAATATTCTGAAACTTTCTAATGCTTCTTCATAATGAAATATCAACCATGAATCTAAAGGTATTTTCAAACTGTCTACCAACTGACACCAACCATTATAGAAATAATATATGTCATTACTTAGAGGATAGATCTTTACTTTAAAAACATTTCTAGCTGTGGTCCGGATCTTTGTATTTCCAATTGGATAATTAAACTGTTGAATCCAATTTTGATATTGTTTTGTCAAAATCTAagcataaataaaagaaacactTTTATTGCTAAATATCATaccaaaaaattaaaattaagtgTTAAACTAAGATCGGATAAAATTACTAACCAAACATTTCCTTTTTCTGTCTTCAAGGTAACACGGAAATCCATAAATCATACTCACAAAAAACTATAACAGTATCAATCATATAGAATCAAAATCAATAACATTAAGAAACAAATGAATACAATCCATTAAGGTATGCAATACATCTAAATAAAATATGATACAACTAATATATATCAAAATAACAATAGACAACATCGAAAATGTCAGAATACATGTAATTTATTATCatattgaaatatatatatttttttacaacAAATCATATAATTAAAACTTAAAACCTACTTTTCCGATTAAGTATCACAAATAGACATGGAGGATCATCAGCTGAATAAATTGTATAGAAAAACAGTATAGTGACTTGTGTATATTCCaaacaaaatattaaaaaattataccaACTACTAATCAAAATAAGTTCAACTTTTCAAACACACATGAGAATACATCAgttaaaatcaaaaatttataTTATACTTCAGAATAACATCGTTACATGAACAACTTTATAAACAACTTTACAAATAAACGTGACAATACATTAGTAAAGATTGAAATTTTATATCGTACATCAGAATCACATCAACAACTTTATAAATAACTTTACAAATACAAATGAGAATACAACAGTAAAGATCGAAATTTTATATCATAAATCAGAATAAGATAAATACATGAGCAAAGTGAAATCCAATAAAATCAACAATGGATAAGACAAAATGGTAGATACACGACATGCAGATCACTTTATTTAGAATCATATATGTCTATCATAACATGCATCATAACTACATAGTAATCGAATATACAAAAAAATTAGGACTATCAGAAATTGTTCCAGTATAAGCCGCAATAATAAACGCAATCATAACCATCAatggattgaaaaaaaaaacagggaGATACATGAATACACCACCGTCGATTACAACTTGTTCATTAAAATAGCAAGAACCATAATCGGCCATGGAATTCAAAACTAAAAGAATAAACatgaaaaaatacaaaacaaatcAGATTATTTAACAATACCTTTATTATTATACAAGATGATATTGATGAAGATCGGAAGAAATCGAAGAAGATGACAGAGTTTCTTGGAGAAAGTTTAGAAAGAAACGTGGAGAGAGAAACGAACCGGGATTTTGTGAGGATCTTTAAAAAGTTAGAAGTTTAAAAATATCCCATGTAACCGGGTCGGATCATCCCATTTAGTTTTtcgtcaacatctgtttgacttttggtcaacagcTGTTTGAGTTTTGGTCAACATCCAATTAGTATTTAACAAAAATTTGAATAAGTCAATCAGTGATTTGAAAATCTGTTTGACTTTTAGTCAACAGTTGGATGGAAACCCATGTTATATTGAACAGTGTTTTGAACAGATGTTGGGGCATAAACAAATGTTTGGCATTCTATATCAGttgtttggacttaaacagatgtttgaccttaaacagatgtttggccataaccagatgtttggccttaaacaaatgtttgaccttaaacagatgtttgcccataaacagatatttggccttaaaccaaacatctgcttaaggtcaacatctgtttcACTATTCGTCAACATCTGtatgacttttggtcaacatctgttaaCATATAAACATTGTTAACATAAAATACAAATAATTAGCTAATAGACGACACACATTTAGCATCTTAAATCCTCAAGACCCTTAACAATTTGACCATATGATTTGATCGTGTGTTTCATCTTAGATGCGAAAACTCGAAAAGAAAATTCACTAAAAGGATAACATATTAAACGGGTCAAGAATACTCAAAGTGTATTAAACTgcataaatactgttacatacaaacactgttaacataaacattGATGCAATAtctgttgttgatgttgaactaCTATTGTTGTTGGGCAGTGATTCACCTTTGGTTGTTCAGATCTTTGGCTAATTCTTGTACCTTTGCTGAGTCAGGATTTTCTACCAACATCTGCTTGATGGCCAATTTAAAATATAGGGATTCTTGTTGCACCTGTTCTTCTTCATCCATCTGTTTTGCCTCTTTGTTTGATAGACAACAACAGCAGATGGAACAGTGGGTTTAGCAGATATTTTAGTTGGTACGGTCTGTTTGATTGAAACCTCTAATGCTGGATAATCTGGCTTTTTATGAACAGAGggatctttctttcttctttcttccaATTTTTTGTATGTATCTATCACTTTAATCTCTTTCCACCTTGCGATTTGATTCCTTGAGCCATAATTTGCAGTTATAAGCTCttccttcattctcttcaacttcAAAGTactttcaggtacattctttttatACTGGGACCAGACTGGTGGGGTTGGTTTTATTGTTGAGTCTTCAAGCATGTTTTGTATTCTTGCAATTTCTTGCTTAAGCTCACTTATGGTCCAATGTTTGAATTGATACTTTTCTGCCTTATATTTCTTGTTTTGTATGATGAGCTCAATGTAATCATTCCTTAGGCTTTCATCATCTCTTTCTGATAATTGCTGACAAAGATCTTTTGAAAACTGCTCTAATGTTCTGACTTGGCTGAGCAGATATTGCAGATATCTCTGTATTTCTTTATCAGATTTTCCTTTTGTGtctctttttgagatatcctctgcttgtttaaCTTTCAATTGAAGGTATTCATGAACATTCTTTGGCAAAGGATGTCACGGCCCCTGGCCCGGTGTGACTCGGTCCagaagccgcgggacagaaacccgttgTATTGATTATTTAATTTGGCAGCGAAATATTTGACAGGATCTTTTAAActgaaaatgcccaattattttatttcaaagTTTGGGACAAACcatataatttacaataaagggaatttcacgaggaaatccctggttttataaaacatgtttacttattttattgagccacctcttcaagcttCTTAGTGCTATctagcacttttccttgattcacagtaagtcacctgaaacatgtttaaaaagaatTTTATCAGCgggtgttggtgcactacgtctattgacatcgtcttgtatcatgtaataggataagataggttagaataaccagtgcacgaggttcgagaaacgaaatgTGATGAATTatcatgttggaccgcttatatgaacaatgttcataaaagcgatccaAGCTATCTtgtctggatcgctcatagggcAGGTACACATAGGCGATCCAGAAACTCTATATATAGGGCACTGGTtgtttcatttgtaacggcttggaacttgtaacgaagtgctgccgaattgcttccaggttgtaaacgttgttagaatcaataaagtgaagcattatatttagtttgagcatctaattcactgattccgcctttgaattggaaaacgactcttctgatcgactcattcagggtcaacgacgatccaacagcggggaaatactggcgagtcattcaatttgcacaaaagacacattgttataaatttACAGCATTAAGGGTTTTTATATTTGCCCCTATCATATAATTAACTGGTTCAgctgtcactcgaccgaatctatGACTGTGGACATATAACTAATTAGGCTCACCCACCTAATAGTGATAAATcgttagtagtaatgtgcacaaaacccccacttactgccagtaattaaagattagTAAAGACTTAATCACCACAaaatataactggaaaacatttagggttttgtaaagcattttgataaaaagagaatgacccacattgcaagtttagttggacagaaccttgcctactgatttagccttgtaacctagttaaataacaatgcacacaaactaggtcagtaacttaatacaacatttacgataaactcacgaaatcaaaaccctcacgacgaatgacaaagtatagcccaaatACGGGCAACAGTTAAACATCCATcagatcggtttcaatcgatcggacattgtatcgtagcagtgatcgagtcaATACCCTGTACTCGTAGCAACGTTTCCCTACTTAAAACTTCGAATTTGAGCAGTAAGAAACATTTTTGATCTAAATTTTCGAACACAGATTCAAGTCCCATGGCCAGGCAATTTATAGCAACTTTTtaagttttacgcggcccgcgtaaaccttaacaaggtcttacgcggcccgcgagggccccGTAATCTACGTGTAGGGCTAGCGTGTCACTGGTAGGTCCGCCACGTGTGCGACACGTGGCCTAAGCGCTTATCCGGAGGAATTAtaagttgtcgcggcccgcgtagcctTACCttatggcttacgcggcccgcatggaaaccaaatttcttgttttcttgatttttcatgaatattagggtttcaggggtccgggttttcacttacgggtcgtttatggacatttttgcaggtccttacatcctccccaccttatttaaattCTCGTcatcgagatttactgaaataagtgag encodes:
- the LOC110922715 gene encoding glutaredoxin-C9, with the translated sequence MQQAIPYKAWPLPLPGRHAGDQKPATQFHGSEKGAVRDAVSENAVIVLARRGCCMSHVVKRLLNGHGVNPSVFEFEEDEENDVAKELETIGAEHDGENNRRVQFPAVFIGGRMFGGLDQVMATHISGELIPALKKAGALWL